The following are encoded in a window of bacterium genomic DNA:
- the glgP gene encoding alpha-glucan family phosphorylase has product MKHGPCVAYFSMEVAFATHMPNYAGGLGILAADTIMSAADMGTNVVGISLLYHQHDNPEYMFRGERYLTRRTETVEVEIEGRKVKIAIWQKEIIGRSGAVVPIFFLSSYLPENEKWDRDLTKHLYATDRYTRLGQEVILGVGGVRALEALGYDKVHTYHLNEGHAAFATFELLRRHNYNEKKVRSLVTFTTHTPIPAGHDYFDYGLAGNVLREMMPLNIRDFAGQDALGMTQLAMHLSKSTNSVSRRHQKVCEEMFLGKKIANVTNGIYAPRWAGDFMTELFNAHLPGWDENPDEFKEAVKKLPSRALRDTKIFEKNELTNWINFNKTFFSVTNISRDDFLKNDTLTIGFARRFVPYKRPDLIFKDLDRLGNLSRNTVQLVFANRCHPDDFYCNDLRAKLNGYGEKLRGKVKIVLIPDYDIKIAKKLVAGCDIWLNTPVSPLEASGTSGMKAALNGALNVSTRDGWWLEGLEKEPLSGWGFGGKESFPNEQARDEAEGKELMEALEEAANCYYKTPDKWVERMKHAITLTEFFNTSRLVKEYSKNIWNR; this is encoded by the coding sequence ATGAAGCATGGACCGTGTGTCGCCTATTTCTCGATGGAAGTTGCGTTTGCAACTCATATGCCCAACTATGCGGGGGGCTTAGGTATTCTTGCCGCGGACACGATAATGTCGGCGGCCGACATGGGAACAAACGTTGTCGGCATTTCTCTTCTGTATCACCAACATGACAATCCCGAATACATGTTTCGCGGAGAGCGTTATCTGACGCGCCGCACGGAAACCGTTGAGGTGGAAATCGAAGGAAGGAAAGTAAAAATCGCCATATGGCAAAAAGAAATCATCGGGCGGAGCGGAGCTGTCGTGCCGATTTTTTTCTTGAGTTCGTATCTTCCTGAAAACGAGAAATGGGACCGCGACCTTACCAAGCATTTATACGCCACCGACCGCTACACGCGTCTCGGGCAGGAAGTCATATTGGGCGTTGGCGGAGTGCGCGCTCTTGAAGCGCTCGGATACGACAAAGTTCACACGTACCATTTAAACGAAGGACACGCGGCATTCGCCACCTTCGAGTTATTGCGCAGGCATAATTACAATGAAAAGAAAGTGCGTTCGCTTGTGACATTCACGACGCACACGCCGATTCCGGCCGGACACGATTATTTCGATTACGGACTTGCGGGGAATGTTTTGCGGGAGATGATGCCGTTAAACATACGGGACTTTGCGGGGCAGGACGCTCTCGGCATGACGCAACTTGCGATGCATTTGTCCAAAAGCACGAACAGCGTTTCCAGGCGCCACCAAAAAGTCTGCGAAGAAATGTTCCTGGGAAAGAAAATCGCAAATGTTACCAACGGCATTTACGCGCCGCGCTGGGCGGGGGACTTCATGACCGAATTGTTCAACGCGCATTTGCCGGGCTGGGATGAAAATCCCGACGAGTTCAAAGAGGCCGTAAAAAAATTACCCTCGCGCGCGCTTCGCGACACGAAGATATTCGAGAAAAACGAATTGACGAATTGGATTAATTTCAACAAAACATTTTTCTCGGTTACGAATATTTCACGGGACGACTTTCTGAAAAACGACACGCTTACCATAGGATTCGCGAGGCGTTTCGTTCCGTACAAACGGCCCGACCTTATTTTCAAAGACCTCGACCGTTTGGGAAATCTTTCCCGCAACACGGTTCAACTTGTATTTGCCAACCGTTGTCACCCCGACGATTTTTATTGCAATGACCTGCGGGCAAAACTCAACGGGTATGGAGAAAAATTGCGCGGCAAAGTCAAAATCGTTCTTATTCCCGATTACGACATTAAAATTGCCAAAAAGCTCGTGGCAGGATGCGATATCTGGCTCAATACCCCGGTATCACCCCTTGAAGCAAGTGGCACAAGCGGCATGAAAGCGGCCCTCAATGGGGCGTTAAACGTCTCTACGCGCGATGGCTGGTGGCTCGAGGGATTGGAGAAGGAACCCCTAAGCGGTTGGGGATTCGGAGGGAAAGAAAGTTTTCCGAACGAACAGGCGCGTGATGAAGCGGAGGGGAAAGAACTTATGGAGGCCCTTGAAGAGGCGGCAAACTGTTATTATAAAACTCCCGACAAATGGGTTGAACGGATGAAGCACGCTATTACACTTACGGAATTTTTCAATACAAGCCGGCTTGTTAAGGAATACTCGAAAAATATTTGGAACAGATAA